The DNA region TTCTCGACGATCACTCGTCCGTTCTCGACGGTCCCGGTCGGCAGCACCACGCGGGCCCCGGTGAGAACTGTGGAAACGGCCATCAGGCGGATACCTCCGAGTCGGATTCGGTTGAGCCCTGAGCGAGCAGGTCCCAGGCGAGGAGGCCCGCGCCCAGGCATCCGGCGGTGTCCCCGAGGGCCGCCGGGACGATGGCGGGCAGCTTCTGGAACGTGACGCGCTCCTCCACGGCGGCCCGAAGGGGTGTGAACAACGTTTCCCCTGCTTCGGCGAGACCGCCACCGATGATGAGCGTGCGGGGGTCCAGCAGGGTGAGGGCCGTGACCAGACCGTCGGCGAGCGCGGCGACCGCGTCCTGCCAGACCCGTACGGCGGCGGGGTCGCCGGACTCGACGGCCTTGGCGCAGTCGGCGGCGTCGGCCTCGGGGTCGCCGGAGGCCTCGGCCCAGGCGAGGGAGACGGCGGAGGCGGAGGCGTAGCGCTCCAGGCAGCCGTGCTGGCCGCAGCCGCACTCCGTACCGCCCGGGCGCACGACGATATGGCCGATCTCGCCCGCGTAACCGTGCGCTCCGGCCTCGATCTCGCCGCCGATGCCGATGGCGCCGGCGATGCCGGTGCCGAGCGGGACGAAGAGGAAGCGGTCGGCGCCGTTGCCCGCGCCGATCCGGCCCTCGGCGAGGCCGCCGGTGCGCACGTCGTGGCCGAGGGCCACGGGGATGCCGCCGAGGCGTTCGCTGAGCAGGGCGCGCATGGGGACGTCACGCCAGCCGAGGTTGGCGGCGTAGACGGCGATGCCGTTCGCGGCGTCGACGATGCCGGGGACGGCGACGCCGGCGGCCGCGGCGGGCTGGCCGTACCGCTCCTGGCCGAGCGCGCGCAGCTCCTGGGCGAACCCGAGGATCGTCTCGACGACGGCCTCGGGCCCGCGCTCGCGGGCGGTGGCGCGACGGGCCTCGTGGAGCAGGGTGCCGTCCGCCCCGACGAGGGCGGCCTTCATGCCGGTGCCGCCCACATCGAGGGCGATGACGTGTCTCACGGGGACAGTGTCGCGTGTCAGGGGTCGAAAGGTCTAGTCCACTGCGGAGGATTGTTGCGCTCGGATACAAATTCGGCCCCGGCTCCGGCGGCCCGCCGAAGCCGGCTCCGGCCTCGGCGGCGCGGCGCAGGCGGTGGGATGCGTTGCCGAAGCGATATGCG from Streptomyces fradiae includes:
- a CDS encoding ROK family protein, with translation MRHVIALDVGGTGMKAALVGADGTLLHEARRATARERGPEAVVETILGFAQELRALGQERYGQPAAAAGVAVPGIVDAANGIAVYAANLGWRDVPMRALLSERLGGIPVALGHDVRTGGLAEGRIGAGNGADRFLFVPLGTGIAGAIGIGGEIEAGAHGYAGEIGHIVVRPGGTECGCGQHGCLERYASASAVSLAWAEASGDPEADAADCAKAVESGDPAAVRVWQDAVAALADGLVTALTLLDPRTLIIGGGLAEAGETLFTPLRAAVEERVTFQKLPAIVPAALGDTAGCLGAGLLAWDLLAQGSTESDSEVSA